In Candidatus Omnitrophota bacterium, a genomic segment contains:
- a CDS encoding pitrilysin family protein, translating to MSKTIYAGLIMMLAAQFSLAQTPKIFPYEYSTTKLDNGLSVILIPMESPGLASYYSVVRTGSRDEWEPGKSGFAHFFEHMMFRGTDKYPGPVYDEIMTGLGADANAYTDDDLTVYHINFASEDLERVVELEADRFQNLHYDEKAFQTESGAVYGEFQKGRTSPWFVGLEKLQDMAFDVHTYKHTVIGFEKDIKDMPNMYEYSQSFFKRYYRPENIVILVVGDIRKDKTLDLIKKYYASWKPGYVAPQIKPEPPQIKERIAEVSYPGKTLPLLIVAYKGDAFDVKNKNVIAVSLLEELAFGETSDIYKKLVLNEQKVQMIEAQFAFTRDPFLLGIYTMIKEEKDIDFVKNEIYDALKKSQDALVDETRLNDLKKRKKYSFLMNLDTSDNVAGFMPRFITLTGGIGVVDEVYAAYGAITPQDIQNAARYYFSPEKRNVVLVKGEEK from the coding sequence ATGTCCAAAACCATTTACGCAGGATTAATCATGATGCTGGCGGCGCAATTCTCATTAGCCCAAACGCCTAAAATCTTTCCTTACGAGTATTCCACAACCAAATTGGATAACGGCCTCTCCGTCATTCTCATCCCCATGGAAAGCCCCGGTTTGGCTTCGTACTATTCCGTCGTGCGCACTGGCAGCCGCGACGAATGGGAGCCGGGCAAATCGGGCTTCGCCCATTTCTTCGAACACATGATGTTTCGCGGCACGGATAAATATCCCGGCCCCGTCTACGACGAGATCATGACCGGACTCGGCGCCGACGCCAACGCCTATACCGACGACGACCTCACCGTCTACCACATTAACTTTGCCAGCGAAGACTTGGAGCGCGTCGTCGAATTGGAAGCGGACCGCTTTCAAAATTTGCATTACGATGAAAAAGCCTTCCAAACGGAATCTGGGGCCGTCTATGGCGAATTCCAGAAAGGACGCACCAGCCCCTGGTTCGTCGGCCTGGAAAAATTGCAGGATATGGCCTTCGACGTACATACTTACAAACACACCGTCATCGGCTTCGAAAAAGACATCAAAGATATGCCGAATATGTATGAATACAGCCAATCTTTTTTCAAACGCTACTACCGCCCCGAAAACATCGTCATACTGGTAGTAGGCGACATTCGAAAAGATAAAACCCTCGATCTCATCAAGAAATATTACGCTTCCTGGAAGCCGGGCTACGTTGCGCCGCAGATCAAGCCTGAACCGCCTCAAATCAAAGAGAGAATTGCTGAGGTTTCCTATCCCGGAAAAACGCTGCCTTTGCTGATCGTCGCTTACAAAGGCGACGCTTTCGACGTGAAAAACAAAAATGTCATCGCCGTCTCGCTGCTGGAGGAACTGGCTTTCGGCGAAACCAGCGATATTTACAAGAAACTGGTTCTCAACGAGCAGAAAGTGCAGATGATCGAAGCCCAATTCGCTTTCACACGCGATCCGTTTCTTTTAGGCATTTATACAATGATTAAAGAGGAGAAAGACATCGACTTCGTGAAGAATGAAATCTACGACGCCTTGAAAAAGTCCCAAGACGCGCTTGTGGACGAAACGCGGCTCAACGATTTGAAGAAGCGCAAAAAATATTCCTTCCTCATGAATCTCGACACGTCCGACAACGTCGCAGGCTTCATGCCCCGCTTCATCACCCTCACCGGGGGCATCGGCGTAGTGGACGAGGTATACGCCGCTTACGGCGCCATAACGCCCCAGGACATCCAAAACGCCGCCCGCTATTACTTTTCGCCGGAAAAAAGAAACGTCGTCCTCGTCAAGGGAGAAGAAAAATGA
- a CDS encoding nucleotidyltransferase domain-containing protein gives MSNISDVTLSHMVDVIVKVIQPEKIILFGSHAKGVSNPDSDVDFLIVDSKPFGPERIRRKEMARIWKALGKFMLPVDILLFTQTELESRMNSMNNVAARAIKEGRVLYDRH, from the coding sequence ATGAGCAATATTTCTGACGTTACCTTATCGCATATGGTTGATGTTATTGTGAAGGTGATCCAACCCGAAAAAATTATTCTTTTCGGTTCCCATGCGAAAGGAGTTTCCAATCCGGATTCCGATGTTGACTTTTTAATTGTCGATTCCAAGCCTTTTGGACCGGAGCGAATCCGCCGCAAAGAAATGGCGCGGATTTGGAAAGCATTAGGGAAATTCATGCTGCCCGTGGATATTCTTCTCTTTACTCAAACGGAACTGGAAAGCCGGATGAATTCCATGAACAACGTCGCGGCGCGCGCCATAAAGGAAGGAAGAGTTTTGTATGATAGACATTGA
- a CDS encoding cupin domain-containing protein, whose translation MKKSLSIYLAFTLLIALGSFFWGKAYGEKSQQEILRSKVVSWEEAGSNTGDWGEMRYFFEGDSFGAEKVLAAFAVIKPHQSLHPAHRHEEEEFLVLTEGSGMWHLNGKEFPAKKGDVLYVEPWAMHGLVNNSGEPLTFFVARWKSKGVASPPEPAGPHGQ comes from the coding sequence ATGAAAAAATCGCTATCCATTTATCTTGCATTTACATTATTAATCGCCCTCGGCTCCTTCTTTTGGGGAAAGGCTTATGGCGAGAAGTCGCAACAGGAAATTCTTCGATCCAAAGTCGTTTCTTGGGAAGAGGCCGGTTCCAATACCGGCGATTGGGGCGAGATGCGCTATTTCTTCGAGGGCGACAGCTTCGGCGCCGAAAAAGTGCTCGCCGCCTTCGCCGTCATCAAGCCCCATCAATCTCTGCATCCAGCGCATCGGCACGAGGAAGAGGAATTTCTCGTCCTAACGGAAGGTTCGGGAATGTGGCATTTGAACGGAAAAGAATTTCCCGCTAAGAAGGGAGACGTGCTCTACGTGGAACCGTGGGCTATGCACGGCTTAGTGAACAATTCCGGCGAACCGCTAACGTTTTTCGTCGCACGCTGGAAGAGCAAAGGCGTCGCCTCGCCGCCCGAACCGGCTGGTCCGCATGGGCAGTGA
- a CDS encoding pitrilysin family protein translates to MNATFRFGLGIFLIMTLNMNALSKDDNSPVLLPVKDDPTISIRLWFKTGSQDDPAGKEGLAWLTADMLSEGSTTNNSYETILEKLYPLAAAYSADQSMEMTIYRGRVHKDNLEEYYPLFLDGLLRPAFKEEDFARIKDRALNYLQTILKYSSDEELGKAVLYNEIFKETPYRMTTISGLKSVTLDDVKQFYARHYTKNHCVIGLGGGFTPEFLTRLQKDLQALPQGEPKAVAKPEFEPIDGLNVTIVEKDAKATAISLGFPIDILRGTKEWYALALANSWMGEHRNSSSHLFQVIRAARGLNYGDYSYIENFPSGGQVQMPPVNVARRQQIFEIWIRPVPNETRHFVLRAAIRELQKLVDNGLTKEQFELTRNFLKKYALHYAPDTDSRLGYSIDDRFYCLNGSHLEKFRQMMDELTLKDVNQAIKKHLQYKNIKIAIITNNAEELKKQLVSNAESPIKYDAPKSEEIYNEDKEIMKYPLKIAAEKAKIVKVEDLFIQ, encoded by the coding sequence ATGAATGCAACCTTTCGCTTCGGCTTGGGAATCTTTTTAATCATGACGTTGAATATGAACGCGTTAAGCAAAGATGACAACTCGCCGGTTCTATTGCCGGTCAAAGACGATCCCACTATCTCCATCCGGCTTTGGTTCAAAACCGGATCGCAAGACGATCCCGCCGGCAAGGAAGGTCTGGCCTGGCTCACGGCGGATATGCTTTCCGAAGGATCGACGACGAACAACAGTTACGAGACTATTCTGGAAAAGCTATATCCTCTGGCTGCGGCATACTCCGCCGATCAATCTATGGAAATGACGATTTATCGCGGCCGCGTGCACAAAGACAACCTGGAGGAGTATTATCCCCTTTTCCTCGATGGCCTGCTGCGCCCCGCTTTTAAAGAAGAAGATTTCGCACGCATCAAAGACCGCGCGCTCAATTATCTGCAAACCATATTGAAATATTCCAGCGACGAAGAACTGGGCAAAGCCGTTTTATACAATGAAATATTCAAGGAAACGCCTTACCGCATGACGACGATCAGCGGACTTAAAAGCGTTACGTTAGACGACGTCAAGCAATTCTACGCACGGCATTATACGAAGAACCACTGCGTCATCGGCCTCGGCGGCGGCTTCACGCCGGAATTTCTGACGCGCTTACAAAAAGATTTGCAAGCGCTGCCGCAAGGAGAACCGAAAGCCGTCGCAAAGCCGGAATTCGAACCGATCGACGGCTTGAACGTAACCATCGTCGAAAAAGACGCTAAGGCGACGGCCATTTCTCTCGGCTTTCCCATCGATATTCTGCGCGGCACAAAAGAATGGTACGCCCTGGCGCTCGCCAATTCGTGGATGGGAGAGCACCGCAATTCCAGTTCCCACCTCTTCCAGGTCATCCGCGCCGCCCGCGGCCTCAATTACGGCGATTACAGTTATATCGAGAATTTCCCCTCCGGCGGCCAGGTGCAAATGCCGCCGGTCAACGTAGCGCGCCGCCAGCAAATTTTCGAAATCTGGATTCGCCCCGTTCCCAACGAAACCAGGCATTTCGTCCTGCGCGCCGCTATCCGCGAGCTGCAAAAGCTAGTCGACAATGGTCTGACCAAGGAGCAATTCGAACTTACGCGCAACTTCCTGAAGAAATACGCCCTGCATTACGCGCCTGATACGGACTCGCGCCTAGGCTACTCCATCGACGACCGCTTCTATTGCCTCAACGGCAGCCATCTGGAAAAATTCCGCCAAATGATGGACGAACTTACATTGAAGGACGTCAACCAAGCCATCAAGAAGCATCTGCAATATAAAAATATAAAAATCGCCATCATCACCAACAACGCCGAAGAATTAAAAAAACAATTGGTCTCCAACGCTGAATCCCCCATCAAATACGACGCGCCTAAATCGGAAGAAATATATAATGAAGACAAAGAGATTATGAAATATCCATTGAAGATCGCAGCGGAGAAAGCGAAAATCGTAAAGGTGGAAGATTTGTTCATACAATAA
- a CDS encoding acyl-CoA thioester hydrolase/BAAT C-terminal domain-containing protein, which translates to MIRIIAKWLATALAVFLAQPMWSEEASKDVQSEKEIPAAIALFFNPPPEYAHDLGNYKSPLNFYDGTPVKTREDWRRRREEILNTWHGIMGAWPPLIEKPKIEYLAKERRENFVQHKIRLEVAPGPAMFDSYLLIPDGQGPFPAALVLFYEADTAIGKGREGRDFAYQLAKRGFVALSTGTPASFYYPNEEKAELQPLSAMAYAAANAYNALANLPEVDPKRVGVLGHSYGGKWAMFASCFYEKFACAAWSDGGVVFDEARPNVNYWEPWYLGYDAGHKRKAGIPTNENPRTGAYKRMVEEGHDLVELHALMAPRPFLVSGGSEDRPERWKALNHAVAVNEFLGYKNRVAMTNREGHSPTPESNEQMYTFLEYFLKNEN; encoded by the coding sequence ATGATAAGAATAATTGCGAAATGGTTGGCAACGGCGTTGGCGGTTTTTCTTGCTCAACCGATGTGGAGCGAAGAAGCGAGCAAGGACGTACAGTCTGAAAAAGAAATTCCCGCCGCCATCGCGCTGTTTTTCAATCCGCCGCCGGAATACGCCCATGATTTGGGGAATTATAAATCGCCGCTGAATTTTTACGATGGAACGCCGGTGAAAACGCGTGAGGATTGGCGGCGGCGGCGCGAGGAGATTTTAAACACATGGCATGGGATCATGGGCGCATGGCCGCCGTTGATCGAGAAGCCTAAGATTGAATATTTGGCCAAAGAACGGCGGGAGAATTTCGTGCAGCATAAAATTCGCTTGGAAGTCGCTCCCGGTCCGGCGATGTTCGATAGTTACTTATTGATTCCTGACGGCCAGGGGCCGTTTCCGGCGGCGCTGGTTCTTTTTTACGAAGCGGATACCGCCATAGGAAAGGGCAGGGAAGGGCGCGATTTCGCCTATCAATTGGCCAAGCGCGGCTTTGTGGCGCTTTCGACGGGAACGCCTGCTTCGTTCTATTATCCCAACGAGGAAAAAGCGGAGCTGCAACCGCTGTCGGCGATGGCCTATGCGGCGGCCAACGCTTATAACGCTCTCGCCAATCTGCCCGAAGTCGATCCTAAGCGCGTCGGCGTATTGGGCCATTCCTACGGCGGCAAATGGGCCATGTTCGCTTCCTGCTTCTACGAGAAATTCGCCTGCGCCGCTTGGTCGGACGGCGGAGTCGTCTTCGACGAAGCGCGGCCCAACGTGAATTATTGGGAACCGTGGTATCTGGGCTATGATGCGGGACATAAACGCAAGGCGGGTATTCCAACGAATGAGAATCCTCGGACGGGAGCCTATAAACGTATGGTGGAAGAAGGGCATGATCTCGTCGAATTGCACGCCCTGATGGCGCCGAGGCCGTTTCTGGTTTCGGGGGGATCGGAAGATCGTCCGGAGCGCTGGAAGGCGTTAAATCACGCCGTCGCCGTCAATGAATTTCTAGGCTATAAAAACCGAGTAGCCATGACCAACCGCGAAGGACATTCGCCAACGCCGGAATCGAACGAGCAGATGTATACATTCTTGGAATATTTTTTGAAAAATGAAAATTAA